The following is a genomic window from Paenibacillus thiaminolyticus.
GAGGAATGGCATAATCTGTACGGTATGCTGATGTCCAAGGCGACCTTCGAGGGGCTGCAGCGGCATCTTGAGGGCGAGCGGCCGTTCGTGCTGACGCGCGCGGGTTACAGCGGTATTCAGCGCTACGCGGCGGTCTGGACAGGCGATAACCGCAGCTTCTGGGAGCATATGGCGATGGCGATGCCGATGGTGCTCAATATGGGATTGTCGGGCATTCCGTTCGCCGGCCCGGATATCGGCGGCTTCGCCCACCATACGAATAAGCAGCTGCTGATTCGATGGACGCAGATGGGCGCGCTGTTCCCATTCTGCCGCAATCATAATGTCGGCGATTTCCTCGACCAGGAGCCGTGGGCGTTCGATCAGGAGACAGAAGACATCTGCCGCACCTTCATCGGACTGCGGTATCAGCTGATGCCTTATCTTTATACGCTGTTCCATGAGGCGGCGCAGACGGGCATTCCGGTGATGCGGCCGCTGCTGCTGGAATATCCGGAGGATGAGCACCTGTCTAATCTGTGCGATCAGTTCCTGTTGGGCCGCGATCTGCTCGCGGCGCCGATCTACCGGCCGGATACGGAGCACCGCACGGTCTATTTGCCGGAAGGCGAATGGTTCGATTACTGGACGGGCACGCCATATACCGGCGGACAGCATCTGACGGTTCATGCTCCGCTGGATACAATGCCGCTGTTCGTTCGGGGCGGCGCGATCATTCCGCATGAGCCGCTGAAGCAGTATGCGGCCGATGAGACGGAGGCTTCGTTACAGTTCCACCTGTACGGCGGGGCACCGGCCTCCTCTTATGTGCTGTATGAAGATGACGGCTTGACGTATGCCTATGAGAAGGGCGCTTATAATCTGCTTCGCGTGGGGGCGGAATGCACCGGGCGCGGCTTGAGCCTTGGCTTCGAGTATGAGCACAGGGGATATGAGCCGGCTTCCCGCAAGCTATGCTTCTATCTTCATGGCCTCGATCCGGATGCGGTCGCTATTGAAGGGCTTGCGCGGCTGGCGGCGAAGCCGGAGGATCATGCGGAAGGCTGGTACGTGGATGAGCGGCGCCATTGCGTCGTCATCGCGGTTCGAGACGATAAGATCAAGCGCACTATCGAATTGAATTGGTAATGAGAAATAGGGCGATCGTTCCGCCCTCTTTTTTTATCATGTATGGGATGTGGAATGTTCTCTCCGTTGGGTCGATTGACGCACGATCAGCTCAGAAGGCAGCGTGACCGTCTTGTTCTTATTAATGCGCTCTGGGTCGTCCATCAGTTCGATAAGCATCTCCAGCGCCTCCAGTCCGAGATGCTCCCCGCGAATGGTCGTGCAGCTGATCGACGGCGAGATCTTGCTGAGAAAGGCCGCATCGTTGAAGCCGATGATGCCGACATCCTCCGGCACGCGCAGATCGCGATCCCGGCAATATTTCAATACACCGAGGGCTAATACGCTATCCGCAGCGATAATGGCATCGAAGGATCTGCCGCCGGAGCTGTATTCGTCGAGAGCTGCAATCATGTCCGCTTCTTCCGAGCCGCACAAGACGACGCCGTCGTCTCCCGCCTCCAGGCCATTGCTGTGAAGCGCCTGCTTGTACCCCCCAATCCGGTCACGCACGACATCGACATCCAGACTCTCGGTCAGGAACACGATCCGCCGGTACCCCTCGTCCAGCAAATGCTGGGCTGTGACATATCCGTCCCGGAAATTATCGCTATGAATGCAAAAGATATTGTGCTGCAGGCTGCGCCCAATCATGACGAACGGAATCGAATTCTGCTGCAGGCTCTGAATGAGCGAGCTTTTGTCCGCCGACATGACGCCGGATAAAATAAACCCGTCCACTCTTTTGTTCC
Proteins encoded in this region:
- a CDS encoding LacI family DNA-binding transcriptional regulator, yielding MPTVRDIARAAGVSPATVSRVLTGKGNTSSKVNEKVEKAIRELGYVPSPKAKPNAPAAESRTICYTIAREPSEIFGNPYYSNVLLGLSNATQKYGYDLQISAFRSVDQQIEKCLTLYRNKRVDGFILSGVMSADKSSLIQSLQQNSIPFVMIGRSLQHNIFCIHSDNFRDGYVTAQHLLDEGYRRIVFLTESLDVDVVRDRIGGYKQALHSNGLEAGDDGVVLCGSEEADMIAALDEYSSGGRSFDAIIAADSVLALGVLKYCRDRDLRVPEDVGIIGFNDAAFLSKISPSISCTTIRGEHLGLEALEMLIELMDDPERINKNKTVTLPSELIVRQSTQRREHSTSHT